One window of Alkaliphilus metalliredigens QYMF genomic DNA carries:
- a CDS encoding BMC domain-containing protein, with product MNNYKALGLIETFGIVFVLEAADAMCKAADVDLIGFENVASGYISVLVRGDVGACKAAVESGIRAVKEMGSEVYSSLVIPSPHHDIEKIISRYSLETLNP from the coding sequence ATGAATAATTACAAAGCCTTGGGTTTAATCGAAACCTTTGGGATTGTTTTCGTACTAGAAGCAGCGGATGCCATGTGTAAAGCAGCAGATGTGGATCTAATTGGATTTGAAAATGTGGCGTCGGGTTATATTTCTGTTCTGGTTAGAGGGGATGTAGGAGCTTGTAAAGCTGCAGTAGAAAGTGGGATAAGAGCAGTTAAAGAAATGGGGTCTGAGGTTTATAGTTCTTTAGTAATTCCTAGTCCCCATCATGATATTGAAAAAATCATTTCCCGTTACAGCCTAGAAACACTTAATCCATAA
- a CDS encoding BMC domain-containing protein → MRYHGEEALGLIETIGMVPAVEAADKMLKASNVEIVAYENIGSTLVTVMIKGDVAAVKAAVEAGATAASTIGKLTAQHVMPRPIENIGHIVSIYDIDNK, encoded by the coding sequence ATGAGGTATCACGGTGAGGAAGCACTAGGTCTTATAGAAACAATTGGAATGGTTCCTGCAGTAGAAGCAGCAGATAAGATGTTGAAGGCTTCGAATGTAGAAATTGTAGCCTATGAAAATATCGGTTCAACATTAGTTACAGTGATGATCAAAGGGGATGTAGCAGCAGTAAAAGCTGCAGTAGAAGCTGGGGCGACTGCTGCTTCTACTATAGGGAAGTTAACAGCGCAACATGTTATGCCTAGACCCATAGAAAATATAGGTCACATTGTTTCTATTTATGACATTGATAATAAATAA
- a CDS encoding membrane protein produces the protein MSQAENVANPSYVKNSNVSARIAKKELSAKFFKKGITIGLLSGLTYGMFAAFITLGMSRGVWADWYGANSTGLSAFTVVFILGALGTAVNDICSAIWALLNNGIKGKLGDFFRTINTKPGRMIMVAALLGGPIANVAYIVAIQLAGSIAIPITALCPAIGAILGRVLYKQELNKRMSVGVLICVTASIIIGSIGIGGDAADSVGLGLIVALVAALGWGFEGVLAGYGSAMVDSEISITVRQVTSGLANIFILLPILGFIAGGISIPFELAGQAFTSGSAMIWFAVSGFFAFISFMWWYKGNSMTGAALGMATNGTYSFFGPLCCWILLGVIIGEPGWSLTALEWFAAIMMAFGILVIAMNPMDLFHKDKEEIIDETA, from the coding sequence ATGAGTCAAGCAGAAAATGTGGCAAATCCGTCTTACGTAAAAAACTCAAATGTATCAGCACGGATAGCTAAAAAGGAATTGTCAGCAAAATTTTTTAAAAAAGGAATTACCATAGGCTTGTTATCGGGGTTAACCTATGGGATGTTCGCAGCTTTTATTACTCTAGGGATGTCTAGGGGGGTCTGGGCAGACTGGTATGGGGCAAACAGTACTGGGCTTTCAGCTTTTACGGTAGTATTTATTTTGGGAGCTTTAGGAACAGCAGTGAACGACATTTGTAGTGCGATATGGGCATTATTAAACAACGGCATTAAAGGGAAATTAGGAGATTTTTTTAGAACGATAAATACAAAACCAGGAAGAATGATTATGGTTGCTGCATTGCTTGGTGGACCGATTGCCAATGTAGCGTATATTGTTGCGATTCAATTAGCGGGTTCCATTGCGATTCCCATCACTGCCCTTTGTCCTGCTATTGGAGCAATATTAGGAAGAGTATTATACAAGCAAGAATTAAATAAAAGGATGTCCGTGGGAGTATTAATCTGTGTAACGGCTAGTATTATCATTGGAAGTATTGGTATTGGAGGAGATGCTGCTGATAGCGTTGGATTAGGTTTAATCGTGGCTTTGGTGGCAGCCTTAGGATGGGGATTTGAAGGAGTGCTGGCTGGATATGGATCAGCTATGGTGGATTCTGAAATTAGTATCACTGTTAGACAAGTTACTTCTGGATTAGCAAATATTTTCATCTTATTACCGATTTTAGGGTTCATTGCTGGAGGAATTTCTATTCCCTTTGAGCTTGCAGGACAAGCATTTACTAGTGGTTCAGCCATGATTTGGTTTGCAGTATCCGGGTTCTTTGCCTTCATTTCATTTATGTGGTGGTACAAAGGAAATAGTATGACGGGAGCTGCTTTAGGAATGGCAACTAATGGAACTTACTCATTCTTTGGTCCACTTTGTTGCTGGATATTATTGGGTGTGATTATTGGAGAACCAGGTTGGAGTTTAACTGCATTAGAATGGTTTGCAGCGATCATGATGGCTTTTGGAATCTTAGTAATTGCTATGAATCCAATGGATTTATTCCATAAAGACAAGGAGGAAATAATCGATGAAACCGCTTAA
- a CDS encoding choline kinase family protein, whose product MSIEAVVEKKLQTYFQDDSIEFDKSRFAGGLTNYNYIMQIKGTEYVIRQPGGMTNKMIDRKVEKENNRIASQMGINSECVYFDEESGTKFSKYIPNSENIANLNPNSPQNIEAVSEIMRKIHQSKYTFSNEFDFKSELDKYESLVEELNGSFFFDYLEHKEQLFEYMENHLTEMNFLPCHNDTVPENFIMDKDGVAYLVDWEYSGMNDPNWDIAAYILESRLTQEGVENLYKSYYQRVPNDKELGNIKCYILAQDLLWTVWALIRHYNGDDFLQYCYMRYERFKKNIREMNNEAEYPIATMADYN is encoded by the coding sequence ATGAGCATAGAGGCTGTAGTAGAAAAAAAATTACAAACTTATTTCCAAGATGATTCAATCGAATTTGATAAATCACGATTTGCTGGAGGATTAACAAATTACAACTATATCATGCAAATTAAAGGAACGGAGTATGTGATTCGTCAACCGGGAGGGATGACGAATAAAATGATTGATCGAAAAGTGGAAAAAGAAAATAATCGTATTGCTTCTCAAATGGGAATTAATTCAGAATGTGTATATTTTGATGAAGAAAGTGGAACAAAGTTTAGTAAGTACATCCCAAACAGTGAAAATATTGCAAACTTGAACCCAAACTCCCCCCAAAATATAGAAGCAGTATCTGAAATTATGAGGAAAATTCATCAAAGTAAATACACTTTTTCCAATGAATTCGACTTTAAGTCTGAGTTAGATAAGTACGAATCACTGGTAGAAGAGTTAAATGGTAGCTTTTTCTTTGATTATTTGGAGCATAAAGAACAATTATTTGAATACATGGAAAATCATCTGACTGAAATGAACTTTCTACCATGTCATAATGATACGGTTCCTGAAAATTTTATTATGGACAAAGATGGGGTGGCTTATCTTGTTGACTGGGAGTATTCTGGCATGAATGATCCAAACTGGGATATTGCTGCATATATACTAGAATCAAGACTAACCCAAGAAGGCGTCGAAAACCTTTATAAAAGCTATTATCAAAGAGTGCCAAATGATAAAGAATTAGGGAATATCAAATGTTATATTCTTGCTCAAGATCTACTGTGGACGGTTTGGGCTTTAATTCGACATTACAATGGAGATGACTTTCTCCAATATTGCTATATGAGATATGAACGCTTTAAAAAGAACATAAGGGAAATGAACAATGAAGCAGAATACCCCATAGCAACTATGGCTGATTATAATTAG
- a CDS encoding 1-propanol dehydrogenase PduQ, which translates to MNQFKIDSMIYFNDDESESLEFLKGIKGEKAFIVADSIMDKLGYLEKTISHLKHAKITCSVFTGVKPDPDTSTISNGIKEYKKTDADIIIALGGGSAIDTAKAIIYYSAKLSDNHLSKHKPLFIAIPSTSGTGSEVTDFSVITSDGQKICIIDDLIVPDIALLDATCIQHVPKNVVADTGIDVLVHAIEAYISTKATDFTDALAEKSIKIIFEDLETVYLDIHNTAARRRILNASCIAGMAFSNTGLGINHSLAHALGSAFNISHGRANALVLQEVMRYNGDLDGKANNTAAHKFSNLAKQLYLPARTVREGAYHFIAAVKELQSSINIERDLKSFGIDELDLNAQISYLAENALNDRCTPTNPRKVTIEDLVRIYRNCYELSF; encoded by the coding sequence ATGAATCAATTCAAAATAGATTCTATGATTTACTTTAATGATGACGAATCAGAATCATTAGAATTTCTAAAAGGTATTAAGGGAGAAAAAGCTTTCATTGTTGCAGATTCCATCATGGACAAGCTAGGCTACTTAGAAAAAACAATTTCACATCTTAAGCATGCTAAAATTACTTGCTCAGTTTTCACTGGAGTAAAACCCGATCCAGACACGAGTACAATTAGTAATGGAATTAAAGAGTACAAAAAAACAGATGCCGATATCATTATCGCATTGGGAGGAGGTTCTGCTATTGATACGGCAAAGGCAATTATTTATTATTCTGCTAAATTATCTGATAACCACTTGTCAAAACATAAGCCTCTTTTTATTGCAATTCCTTCTACCAGTGGAACCGGTTCAGAAGTTACTGATTTCTCTGTAATTACCTCCGATGGACAAAAGATTTGTATTATTGATGATCTTATCGTTCCTGATATTGCATTGCTTGATGCAACGTGCATTCAACATGTTCCAAAAAATGTTGTGGCTGATACAGGAATCGATGTTCTAGTTCACGCCATCGAAGCTTACATCTCTACAAAAGCAACAGACTTTACCGACGCCCTAGCTGAGAAATCCATTAAAATTATTTTTGAAGATTTAGAAACGGTATACTTAGATATTCATAATACAGCTGCAAGAAGACGAATTTTAAATGCTTCCTGTATTGCTGGTATGGCATTTTCTAATACAGGTCTTGGAATAAATCACAGTTTAGCCCATGCCTTGGGCTCAGCTTTCAACATCTCCCATGGAAGAGCAAACGCATTAGTTTTACAAGAAGTTATGAGATATAACGGTGATTTAGATGGTAAAGCTAACAATACTGCTGCTCATAAATTTTCTAATTTAGCCAAGCAACTATATCTTCCAGCAAGAACCGTTAGAGAAGGTGCTTATCATTTTATTGCTGCCGTAAAGGAGCTTCAATCTTCTATAAATATAGAAAGAGATCTCAAATCATTTGGTATTGATGAATTAGATTTAAATGCGCAAATCTCTTACTTAGCTGAAAATGCTCTGAATGATCGGTGCACACCAACGAATCCTAGAAAAGTCACAATTGAAGATTTAGTAAGGATTTATCGTAATTGCTATGAGTTATCGTTTTAA
- a CDS encoding histidine kinase has product MKKMIVSNFHNRYSGILSLSDISLFLVDRNGEILHEFISSPDFCTNLCKESSQSVCSDYRKQIKNRHYNNFFCKYGLNNIILPIEVDNEIMGFIGGMQVYLKENEYKKYMVNAQSFTKENDVKLEFIAKAIGSLKTVESNKIVVHEQLCHHIAKNIALDLKDTINEKKPHVSTLSIEKEMLEKKIIDLEVKNMSLVVNPHFVFNTLNSIARIAYFEKSHTIEELIYCLSDLLRYNLNQGDQLHTVAAEIDNIEKYLHIQKVRFRSRLDYVIDVPDQVQSMRIPNMIIQPIVDNAINHGITGNRDGGIVKIYAESMKNTLIIFVADNGNGFPQEVYNKIHRGDCPSGYGFSSTDKRLKQYYGNAYGLKIVKSDFSGSTVSITIPKKHPGGV; this is encoded by the coding sequence ATGAAAAAGATGATAGTTTCAAACTTTCATAACCGCTATAGCGGAATTCTCTCGTTATCCGATATTTCTCTTTTCTTGGTGGATCGAAATGGCGAAATTTTGCATGAGTTTATTTCCTCCCCTGATTTCTGCACGAATCTCTGTAAAGAAAGTAGTCAATCAGTTTGCTCTGACTATAGAAAACAAATAAAAAATCGTCATTATAATAATTTTTTTTGTAAATATGGTTTAAATAACATTATTCTTCCTATCGAAGTGGATAATGAAATCATGGGTTTTATCGGGGGCATGCAAGTATATTTAAAGGAGAATGAATACAAAAAATACATGGTTAATGCCCAGTCTTTTACAAAGGAAAACGATGTAAAGTTAGAATTCATTGCTAAAGCCATCGGCTCATTAAAAACCGTAGAAAGCAATAAAATTGTCGTCCATGAGCAACTCTGTCATCATATCGCTAAAAACATCGCATTAGACCTTAAGGATACCATCAATGAAAAAAAGCCTCATGTTTCTACCCTATCGATCGAAAAAGAAATGCTAGAAAAAAAGATCATCGACCTTGAAGTAAAAAATATGTCTTTGGTGGTCAATCCTCATTTTGTATTCAACACGTTAAATAGTATTGCAAGAATCGCCTACTTTGAAAAATCTCATACGATCGAAGAACTTATTTATTGTCTTTCAGATCTATTGCGCTACAATTTAAACCAAGGAGATCAACTTCATACGGTAGCAGCAGAAATTGACAATATTGAAAAATATTTGCATATTCAAAAAGTACGTTTTAGGAGCCGTCTCGATTACGTCATTGATGTGCCTGATCAAGTTCAGTCTATGAGAATACCAAACATGATCATACAACCAATTGTTGATAATGCTATTAATCATGGGATTACGGGCAATCGCGATGGAGGTATAGTAAAAATCTATGCAGAAAGTATGAAAAACACTTTGATAATTTTTGTTGCTGATAATGGGAACGGGTTTCCTCAAGAAGTCTATAACAAAATTCATCGTGGAGATTGTCCTTCTGGTTATGGTTTCTCAAGTACTGATAAACGTTTAAAGCAATATTATGGCAATGCCTATGGCTTGAAAATTGTCAAATCAGATTTTAGTGGTAGTACTGTTTCTATTACCATTCCTAAGAAACATCCTGGAGGTGTTTAA
- a CDS encoding response regulator transcription factor produces MIAEDETLEQEFLKSIIADALHPEDFLLTCESGVEAIELSKKHRPNIIIMDLMLAELDGLSAIEEIRNFLPESCIAIISAYSDFSYAQRAIRLNVHEYLLKPIKPAKIKSILNKMLETPRDCDSFDKPPAVNNDEYKHFIKDSIAYINEHFKEKLTLEMVASKIYMNPKYFSQTFKKEVRISFTEYVVKLRMEFACKLLATTNYPVYRIATECGFSDPSYFNRVFCSHMDMTPKAYRKKMNQ; encoded by the coding sequence ATGATCGCTGAAGACGAAACCTTAGAACAAGAATTCCTTAAGTCCATTATCGCTGATGCATTACACCCAGAAGATTTTTTACTTACCTGCGAGAGTGGAGTGGAAGCTATAGAGTTATCTAAAAAGCACCGCCCTAACATCATCATCATGGATTTAATGTTGGCAGAATTAGATGGTTTAAGTGCTATTGAAGAAATAAGAAATTTTTTGCCTGAAAGCTGCATAGCTATCATTTCAGCCTATTCCGATTTTTCTTATGCCCAAAGAGCCATTCGTCTTAATGTCCATGAATATCTATTGAAGCCCATTAAACCCGCTAAAATTAAAAGTATTCTTAACAAAATGCTTGAAACTCCAAGAGATTGTGACTCCTTTGATAAACCCCCAGCAGTAAATAACGATGAATATAAGCATTTTATCAAAGATTCTATTGCCTATATTAATGAGCATTTTAAAGAAAAGCTCACGTTAGAAATGGTTGCATCAAAAATCTATATGAATCCCAAGTATTTTAGTCAAACCTTCAAAAAAGAAGTGAGGATTTCTTTTACTGAGTATGTGGTAAAACTAAGAATGGAATTTGCTTGCAAACTGTTAGCGACCACCAATTATCCAGTTTATCGTATTGCTACCGAATGTGGTTTTTCTGACCCTTCATATTTTAATCGAGTATTTTGTTCTCATATGGATATGACACCTAAGGCTTACCGCAAAAAAATGAATCAATAG
- a CDS encoding AraC family transcriptional regulator, translating into MNANNKNTYVEQINKVQDYIENHLDESLTVKRLSQRANFSEYHFQRIYGSMTGESLYGFIKRIRLEKAAHILLFDKDRPIIDIAMSVGFSNQTSFAKAFKSKYGVCSSSYRKTNGTVSETDFVNKYLDNQDMTIDPLKIEIRREKAIKLIYTRYTGPYKRDSELFSNLFQKLYQWADQRRLISSTSRWFVIYHDFGNETDEDQLRLSVCMSVDRNLAVSGDIGILNLHEGQYAVGSFMVEPSEYDKAWYYMYGKWLPTSGHKPDDRFSLEHYPKVEEQGDKRLVEIYIPIV; encoded by the coding sequence ATGAATGCAAACAATAAGAATACTTATGTTGAACAAATCAATAAAGTACAAGATTATATAGAAAACCACCTAGATGAATCCCTTACAGTAAAACGTTTATCTCAAAGAGCCAATTTTAGCGAGTATCATTTTCAAAGAATATATGGTTCTATGACAGGAGAAAGTTTATATGGATTCATTAAGAGGATACGATTGGAAAAGGCAGCCCATATACTTTTGTTTGATAAAGACCGACCTATTATAGACATTGCCATGAGTGTAGGATTTTCTAATCAGACCTCTTTTGCAAAAGCCTTCAAATCTAAGTATGGAGTCTGCAGTAGTAGTTACCGAAAAACAAATGGTACTGTAAGCGAGACTGATTTTGTTAATAAGTACTTAGATAATCAGGATATGACAATAGATCCTCTGAAAATTGAGATACGAAGAGAGAAGGCAATCAAGCTGATTTATACCAGATATACAGGACCATACAAGAGAGACAGTGAACTTTTTTCTAATTTGTTTCAGAAGCTTTATCAATGGGCAGATCAAAGGAGGTTAATCTCATCAACCTCAAGATGGTTCGTTATCTATCATGATTTTGGGAACGAAACAGATGAAGATCAGTTACGGCTTAGTGTCTGTATGTCTGTCGATAGGAACCTTGCAGTAAGTGGAGATATTGGTATTCTAAATCTTCATGAAGGGCAGTATGCTGTTGGAAGTTTTATGGTAGAACCAAGTGAATACGACAAAGCCTGGTATTATATGTATGGCAAATGGCTTCCCACAAGTGGTCATAAACCTGATGACAGATTTTCTCTTGAACATTACCCTAAAGTGGAAGAACAGGGAGACAAACGTCTAGTAGAGATTTATATACCGATTGTTTGA
- a CDS encoding ATP-binding cassette domain-containing protein → MFYQPSIDRVEGAILPSWVSHWTKYKNFDRAKEVVVSPEKRQLEMTSNEENDVFCAELETNLDIKDEYDNQEIHVHNARIHNLKNVSVSILKNSIILITGVSGSGKSSLAFDTIFTESQKQFMDLVLSNQMLNNTFSDVYVDKITGLQPSIAIEQRNLGVNPRSTVGSVTKIADVFKLLFATIGKRVCPWCHQVVDDSNVCKDCGAILFDRTPQVFSYNHPDYMCPLCKGLGVEMRIDEEKIVEHPEKSLLDGASSLYGDLRKHRKKPNANWMRGEILALADDMNVDLELPFYRLPKEFKQQFFYGSNGREVSLAYENSKGRSGVIRRPVEGAINLIQRLAHDTKATRSTDQVHQFMSKKTCSCCQGERLLEEGRLVNIQGYRYPEVVSLSIDKLRKWCHRIYEQLIKEQQDKTRMIFIKLNQRLKKIQSVGLGYITLNRSVPSLSGGEAQRLKLATQFGTGLSNILYIMDEPSKGLHPKDYRFLMDAIVDLKKYGNTVILVEHKKSFLTIADMHLHMGPKAGRYGGELVFVHHRKEIENQLISQDCSDDFDTIKVIDSVSLDNNKAIKDTYIQLKGVTTNNLKNIDVAIPIGMMTAVIGVSGSGKSTLISKTLYPYIMSSLGRTVEEKGTFQKVIGIESFEDVCYVNQKAIGSNSRSNPGTYTGVFDLIRQCYADTQQAKKKNLSKEYFSFNSKKGQCPECSGLGEVAVNMHYMDNLYVPCNKCHGKRYSKEVLKITRKDCSIGDILDIEIHDLLEVFQEEKEIVRQLSMLNKVGLGYLKLGQSASTLSGGEAQRIKLAKELNKNECKNILYILDEPTTGLHEEDVEKVIDVLKELKEKGATIIIIEHNLKMIKKCDYIVELGPGGVQGGHILQAGFQKREGDFI, encoded by the coding sequence ATGTTCTACCAGCCATCAATAGATAGAGTTGAGGGGGCAATACTTCCTTCTTGGGTATCTCATTGGACCAAATATAAAAACTTTGACAGAGCAAAAGAGGTAGTAGTGTCACCTGAAAAACGTCAACTGGAAATGACTTCAAATGAAGAAAATGATGTTTTTTGTGCTGAGCTTGAGACAAATCTTGATATAAAAGATGAATATGATAATCAAGAGATACATGTACACAACGCTCGTATTCATAATCTAAAAAATGTATCCGTATCTATTTTGAAAAACAGCATCATCTTAATCACCGGGGTTAGTGGAAGTGGTAAATCTAGTTTAGCCTTTGATACGATTTTTACTGAGAGTCAAAAGCAGTTTATGGATTTGGTACTCTCAAATCAGATGTTGAATAATACGTTTTCTGATGTATATGTCGATAAGATAACGGGTTTACAGCCATCTATAGCCATTGAACAACGAAATTTGGGGGTAAATCCCAGATCTACAGTAGGATCAGTAACAAAGATTGCAGATGTTTTCAAACTTTTATTTGCCACAATAGGTAAGCGAGTATGTCCGTGGTGCCATCAAGTTGTTGATGACAGCAATGTTTGTAAAGACTGTGGTGCTATTTTGTTTGACAGAACGCCACAAGTATTCAGTTACAATCATCCCGATTATATGTGTCCCCTTTGTAAGGGGTTAGGAGTGGAGATGCGTATTGATGAGGAGAAGATTGTTGAGCATCCGGAGAAATCGCTATTGGACGGTGCTTCATCATTATATGGTGATTTAAGAAAACATAGGAAGAAACCTAATGCAAATTGGATGCGAGGCGAAATTTTAGCCTTAGCTGATGATATGAATGTAGATCTGGAATTGCCTTTTTACCGATTACCTAAGGAATTTAAGCAACAATTCTTCTATGGTTCAAATGGACGTGAAGTTAGTTTGGCTTATGAAAATTCAAAGGGAAGAAGCGGGGTGATCAGAAGACCTGTAGAAGGAGCTATAAATCTCATTCAGAGGCTAGCTCATGATACTAAAGCTACAAGAAGTACTGATCAAGTACACCAATTTATGTCTAAAAAGACCTGCAGTTGTTGCCAAGGAGAACGTTTACTTGAAGAAGGTAGATTGGTAAATATTCAAGGATATAGATATCCTGAAGTTGTAAGCTTAAGTATCGATAAGTTACGTAAATGGTGCCATAGGATTTATGAGCAACTTATCAAGGAACAGCAGGATAAAACAAGGATGATTTTTATAAAGCTTAATCAAAGACTTAAAAAAATACAAAGTGTAGGTTTAGGCTATATAACATTAAATAGAAGTGTACCTAGCTTATCTGGTGGAGAAGCACAGCGTTTAAAATTGGCAACTCAGTTTGGTACAGGGCTTTCTAATATTCTTTATATCATGGATGAGCCTTCAAAAGGATTACATCCTAAGGATTACCGATTTTTGATGGATGCCATTGTGGATTTAAAGAAGTATGGTAACACCGTTATTTTAGTAGAACATAAGAAAAGCTTTTTGACCATTGCCGACATGCATCTTCATATGGGGCCAAAAGCAGGGAGATATGGTGGAGAACTCGTTTTTGTACATCATCGAAAAGAGATTGAAAATCAGCTTATATCACAAGACTGTAGCGATGACTTTGACACTATCAAAGTTATTGACAGTGTCTCCCTGGATAACAACAAAGCCATAAAGGACACCTATATTCAACTAAAAGGAGTTACTACCAATAACTTGAAAAATATTGATGTTGCAATACCAATCGGGATGATGACAGCAGTTATAGGTGTTAGTGGTTCTGGAAAAAGTACTCTTATTTCAAAGACTCTGTATCCTTACATTATGAGTTCATTGGGAAGAACGGTTGAAGAGAAGGGGACTTTTCAAAAGGTAATCGGTATAGAATCCTTTGAAGATGTGTGCTATGTGAATCAGAAAGCAATTGGTAGTAATTCTAGATCGAATCCGGGAACTTATACAGGTGTGTTTGATTTAATAAGACAATGCTATGCAGATACTCAGCAGGCGAAAAAGAAGAATCTGTCAAAAGAATACTTTAGCTTTAATTCTAAAAAAGGGCAATGCCCGGAATGCAGTGGTCTTGGAGAAGTGGCAGTGAACATGCATTATATGGATAATTTATATGTTCCTTGTAACAAATGCCATGGGAAAAGATATTCTAAAGAGGTGTTGAAAATTACAAGAAAAGACTGTTCCATAGGAGATATCCTTGATATTGAAATTCATGATTTGCTAGAAGTTTTTCAGGAGGAAAAGGAAATTGTCAGGCAGCTTTCTATGCTTAATAAAGTTGGTTTAGGTTACCTTAAGCTTGGTCAAAGTGCTTCTACTTTATCAGGCGGTGAAGCACAAAGAATAAAGTTGGCTAAAGAGTTAAATAAAAATGAGTGTAAAAACATCCTTTACATTTTGGATGAACCAACCACTGGTCTCCATGAAGAAGATGTTGAAAAAGTCATAGATGTTTTAAAAGAACTGAAAGAAAAAGGTGCTACAATCATTATTATAGAACATAACCTTAAAATGATAAAGAAATGTGATTACATTGTTGAACTTGGACCTGGTGGTGTTCAAGGGGGGCATATCCTTCAAGCGGGGTTTCAAAAGCGTGAAGGAGACTTCATATGA
- a CDS encoding TrmO family methyltransferase domain-containing protein, producing the protein MMKWLEIGTLTVDDKKNALLVNLHEGYEKALNKLDMFSHCMLYCLLEDRIEVYVAKILEISERTGQLIVKISGTNTQHPQEKTEDLEILEKVKVSGQLVDIKPYFPAEEVVLEAGEPKKRFCLNYTDHVIGEYTMNGNRSVIQLHKDVLVEMEASMELREFIKKGDYIRLLWWFHRFDKDSFRRTRMCNPPYNNAPRTGIFATRSPVRLLFEYSR; encoded by the coding sequence ATGATGAAGTGGTTGGAAATTGGTACGTTAACTGTCGATGATAAGAAGAATGCACTTCTTGTAAATTTGCATGAAGGATATGAAAAAGCACTGAATAAGCTGGATATGTTTTCCCATTGCATGCTTTATTGCCTTCTGGAAGATAGGATTGAAGTATATGTGGCAAAAATTCTTGAAATAAGTGAAAGGACAGGACAGCTCATAGTTAAAATATCTGGAACTAATACACAGCACCCACAAGAAAAGACAGAGGATTTAGAAATATTGGAAAAGGTAAAAGTCTCAGGACAACTCGTAGATATAAAACCCTATTTTCCAGCTGAAGAGGTTGTATTGGAGGCAGGGGAACCTAAGAAAAGGTTTTGTTTAAATTATACTGATCATGTAATCGGAGAGTATACCATGAATGGAAATAGATCTGTGATTCAACTTCATAAGGATGTTTTGGTTGAAATGGAAGCAAGCATGGAACTCAGAGAATTCATAAAAAAAGGGGATTACATCAGACTTTTATGGTGGTTTCACCGTTTTGATAAAGACTCCTTTCGCAGAACTCGTATGTGCAATCCTCCATATAATAATGCTCCTAGAACGGGGATATTTGCAACAAGATCACCGGTTCGACTGTTGTTCGAGTACAGCAGGTAG
- a CDS encoding VOC family protein, producing MRAGHLIYKVNNLKNAVEEWENKGFVVEYGKPKNPINALIYFSEGPYIELLESTGMPKFVKGVFKIAGKKEFVQRLDEWDLGSEGWLGFCIENDSEDLEYEISILKNYKRKGVYLKNGGRVDVHGRDLRCKVFFPNDLGLPFLMSYFNIDPKPKDFIHPNGISKVSEVVFSTNKESAYILNQLLNDSSVTVEISGEKGVVKEVLFCNSEINRKI from the coding sequence TTGCGAGCAGGACATTTAATCTATAAAGTCAACAATTTAAAAAACGCTGTGGAAGAATGGGAAAATAAAGGGTTTGTAGTGGAATATGGAAAGCCGAAAAATCCAATAAATGCATTAATATATTTTAGTGAAGGACCTTATATTGAACTGCTAGAATCTACTGGTATGCCTAAGTTTGTCAAAGGTGTTTTTAAGATTGCTGGAAAAAAGGAATTCGTGCAAAGATTGGATGAATGGGATCTAGGAAGCGAAGGATGGCTCGGGTTCTGTATTGAAAACGATTCAGAGGATTTAGAATATGAAATCTCAATTCTGAAAAATTATAAAAGAAAAGGCGTTTATCTAAAAAATGGAGGAAGGGTCGATGTTCATGGAAGAGATTTAAGATGCAAAGTTTTTTTCCCAAACGATTTGGGATTACCTTTTTTAATGAGTTATTTCAACATTGATCCCAAACCCAAAGATTTTATTCACCCTAATGGAATAAGCAAAGTTTCAGAAGTTGTTTTTTCAACAAATAAAGAGTCCGCATATATTCTGAATCAACTTCTCAATGACTCTTCTGTAACGGTTGAAATATCAGGAGAAAAGGGTGTTGTAAAGGAGGTGTTATTTTGTAATTCAGAAATAAACAGAAAAATTTAA